The following coding sequences are from one Triticum aestivum cultivar Chinese Spring chromosome 5A, IWGSC CS RefSeq v2.1, whole genome shotgun sequence window:
- the LOC123108029 gene encoding CASP-like protein 1U3 — translation MPCDGDGDESKGRLKAVNIAARVVAMGLAVASAALMVTASQCTIVLPNGAEAHTVTYSDFGPFVYLVVANAIAAVMVGVAIFLSVWKKGSGKCSKVLVPLLDVAAPALLYSATGAAFATTEYMSYCSPRGRGRVSVCDGTVRGTNNFCSQVHMAMYISLAAAGAVSAAELVKNLKLSFCSSGSDCDSDAGCEHGCHHKH, via the exons ATGCCTTgcgatggcgatggcgacgagTCGAAAGGCCGCCTGAAAGCGGTCAACATCGCCGCCCGCGTCGTCGCCATGGGGCTCGCCGTGGCGTCGGCGGCTCTCATGGTCACGGCCAGCCAGTGCACCATCGTCCTCCCGAACGGCGCCGAGGCACACACCGTCACTTACAGCGACTTCGGCCCCTTTGT GTACCTGGTGGTGGCGAACGCCATTGCGGCGGTCATGGTGGGGGTGGCCATCTTCCTGAGCGTGTGGAAGAAGGGCAGCGGCAAGTGCTCCAAGGTGCTCGTGCCGCTCCTCGACGTCGCCGCGCCGGCGCTGCTCTACTCGGCGACCGGCGCCGCCTTCGCCACCACCGAGTACATGTCCTACTGCTCaccgcgcgggcgcgggcgcgtcaGCGTCTGCGATGGCACCGTCCGGGGCACAAATAACTTCTGCAGCCAGGTGCACATGGCCATGTACATCTCgctggccgccgccggcgccgtgtCGGCCGCGGAGCTGGTGAAGAACTTGAAGCTGTCCTTCTGCAGCTCCGGGTCGGACTGCGACTCGGACGCCGGCTGCGAGCATGGGTGCCACCACAAGCATTAG